One Arvicanthis niloticus isolate mArvNil1 chromosome 3, mArvNil1.pat.X, whole genome shotgun sequence DNA segment encodes these proteins:
- the LOC117705885 gene encoding uncharacterized protein LOC117705885, with the protein MRILCGAPGQSVLDPVTRDARNSGSPIGEINAAQRYPAGQDLRTSEARRPQQESSGRLIPTDPGKGPQQLCPAARPARLQQDSTLEEKAWKRKDAGEQRAYGGRGCYLIVCDWGSCGERPLSPCSQRTLI; encoded by the exons ATGAGGATCTTGTGCGGGGCTCCGGGACAAAGCGTCTTGGACCCCGTGACAAGGGACGCGCGGAACTCTGGCTCCCCGATTGGAGAGATCAACGCTGCCCAACGGTACCCGGCCGGGCAAGATCTGCGGACCTCTGAGG CGAGAAGACCGCAGCAGGAGAGTTCCGGAAGGCTGATTCCCACAGATCCTGGTAAGGGACCGCAGCAGCTCTGCCCTGCGGCACGCCCGGCCAGGCTGCAACAGGACTCTACACTCGAG GAAAAAGCTTGGAAACGAAAGGATGCGGGAGAACAAAGAGCCTACGGAGGACGCGGCTGTTATCTCATTGTCTGTGACTGGGGGAGCTGCG gaGAAAGGCCTCTCTCTCCGTGTTCACAGCGGACCTTGATTTAA